The Anoxybacillus flavithermus genome has a segment encoding these proteins:
- a CDS encoding elongation factor G, with amino-acid sequence MARQFSLENTRNIGIMAHIDAGKTTTTERILFYTGRVHKIGEVHEGAATMDWMEQEQERGITITSAATTAQWKGHRINIIDTPGHVDFTVEVERSLRVLDGAVAVLDAQSGVEPQTETVWRQATTYGVPRIVFVNKMDKIGADFLYSVKTLHERLQANAHPVQLPIGAEDQFTGIIDLVEMCAYHYHDELGKNIERIEIPEDYRDMAEEYRGKLIEAVAELDEELMMKYLEGEEITKEELKAAIRKATVSVQFFPVFCGSAFKNKGVQLMLDGVVDYLPSPVDIPAIKGTVPDTEEETVREARDDAPFAALAFKIMTDPYVGKLTFFRVYSGTLNSGSYVLNSTKRKRERIGRILQMHANHREEIAQVYAGDIAAAVGLKDTTTGDTLCDEKDPVILESMQFPEPVIQIAIEPKSKADQDKMSTALQKLQEEDPTFRAWTDQETGQTIIAGMGELHLDIIVDRMRREFKVEANVGAPQVAYRETFRKSAQVEGKFVRQSGGRGQYGHVWIEFSPNEEGKGFEFENAIVGGVVPREYIPAIQAGLEDAMQNGVLAGYPVVDIKAKLFDGSYHDVDSSEMAFKIAASMALKNAAAKCDPVLLEPIMKVEVIVPEEYLGDIMGDITSRRGRVEGMEARGNAQVVRAMVPLSEMFGYATSLRSNTQGRGTFTMVFDHYEEVPKSIAEEIIKKNKGE; translated from the coding sequence ATGGCAAGACAGTTCTCCTTGGAAAACACTCGCAATATCGGAATCATGGCCCATATCGACGCCGGTAAAACAACAACAACAGAGCGTATCCTTTTCTACACAGGACGCGTTCATAAAATCGGTGAAGTTCATGAGGGCGCAGCAACGATGGACTGGATGGAGCAAGAACAAGAGCGCGGAATTACAATTACATCCGCAGCGACGACAGCTCAATGGAAAGGCCATCGCATTAACATCATCGATACACCTGGACACGTCGACTTCACAGTAGAAGTTGAGCGTTCATTGCGTGTATTAGACGGTGCAGTCGCGGTATTAGACGCACAATCAGGTGTAGAACCGCAAACAGAAACAGTATGGCGCCAAGCGACTACATATGGCGTTCCACGTATTGTTTTCGTAAACAAAATGGACAAAATTGGCGCTGACTTTTTATACTCTGTTAAAACGCTTCATGAGCGTTTACAAGCGAATGCGCACCCTGTTCAATTACCAATTGGTGCAGAAGATCAATTTACAGGCATCATCGACCTTGTTGAAATGTGCGCATATCACTATCACGATGAATTAGGAAAAAACATCGAGCGCATCGAGATTCCTGAAGACTATCGTGATATGGCAGAAGAATACCGCGGGAAATTAATTGAAGCGGTTGCAGAGCTCGACGAAGAATTAATGATGAAATATTTAGAAGGGGAAGAAATTACGAAAGAAGAGTTAAAAGCTGCAATTCGTAAAGCGACAGTTTCTGTGCAATTCTTCCCAGTATTTTGTGGTTCTGCATTCAAAAACAAAGGTGTTCAATTAATGCTTGACGGCGTTGTTGACTACTTACCATCGCCAGTCGACATTCCTGCGATTAAAGGAACTGTTCCTGATACAGAAGAAGAAACAGTTCGTGAAGCGCGTGACGATGCTCCGTTTGCAGCGCTAGCGTTCAAAATTATGACAGACCCTTACGTTGGTAAGTTGACGTTCTTCCGCGTATACTCAGGTACATTAAACTCTGGTTCTTACGTGTTGAACTCAACAAAACGTAAGCGTGAACGTATCGGTCGTATTCTACAAATGCACGCAAACCACCGCGAAGAAATCGCACAAGTTTACGCAGGTGACATTGCGGCAGCTGTAGGTTTAAAAGATACAACAACTGGTGATACGTTGTGTGATGAAAAAGACCCAGTTATCTTGGAGTCTATGCAATTCCCAGAGCCAGTTATTCAAATCGCGATCGAACCGAAGTCAAAAGCTGACCAAGATAAGATGAGCACAGCACTACAAAAACTTCAAGAAGAGGACCCAACATTCCGTGCATGGACAGACCAAGAAACAGGTCAAACAATCATCGCGGGTATGGGTGAGCTTCACCTTGACATCATCGTTGACCGCATGCGTCGCGAGTTTAAGGTAGAAGCGAACGTTGGTGCTCCTCAAGTTGCGTACCGCGAAACATTCCGTAAATCTGCACAAGTTGAAGGTAAATTTGTGCGTCAGTCTGGTGGTCGCGGTCAATACGGTCACGTTTGGATCGAGTTCTCGCCAAACGAAGAAGGAAAAGGCTTTGAATTCGAAAACGCGATTGTCGGTGGGGTTGTTCCGAGAGAATACATCCCTGCAATTCAAGCAGGTCTTGAAGATGCAATGCAAAACGGTGTTCTTGCTGGATACCCAGTTGTTGACATTAAAGCGAAATTATTTGACGGTTCTTACCACGATGTTGACTCAAGCGAAATGGCGTTCAAAATCGCTGCTTCTATGGCATTGAAAAACGCAGCGGCAAAATGTGACCCTGTATTGCTTGAGCCAATCATGAAAGTAGAAGTCATCGTCCCTGAAGAATATTTAGGTGACATCATGGGTGACATCACTTCTCGTCGCGGTCGCGTCGAAGGTATGGAAGCTCGCGGTAACGCACAAGTTGT
- a CDS encoding 30S ribosomal protein S7, whose product MPRKGPVPKRDVLPDPIYNSKLVTRLINKIMIDGKKGKAQKILYTAFDIIRERTGKDPMEVFEQALKNVMPVLEVRARRVGGANYQVPVEVRPERRTTLGLRWLVNYARLRGEKTMEERLANEIMDAANNTGAAVKKREDTHKMAEANKAFAHYRW is encoded by the coding sequence ATGCCACGTAAAGGTCCGGTTCCTAAACGAGATGTGTTACCAGATCCAATTTACAATTCAAAGCTAGTTACACGTTTAATCAATAAAATTATGATTGACGGTAAAAAAGGTAAAGCACAAAAAATTCTTTACACAGCGTTCGATATCATTCGTGAGCGCACAGGTAAAGATCCAATGGAAGTGTTTGAGCAAGCGTTAAAAAACGTTATGCCAGTTCTTGAAGTTCGTGCACGCCGTGTTGGTGGTGCAAACTACCAAGTTCCTGTTGAGGTGCGTCCAGAGCGCCGTACAACATTAGGTCTCCGTTGGCTCGTGAACTATGCTCGTCTTCGTGGAGAAAAAACGATGGAAGAGCGTTTAGCGAACGAGATCATGGATGCAGCGAATAATACAGGTGCAGCTGTGAAAAAACGCGAAGATACACACAAAATGGCAGAAGCAAACAAAGCGTTTGCACACTATCGTTGGTAA
- a CDS encoding 30S ribosomal protein S12, which produces MPTINQLVRKGRTKKVVKSKSPALNKGYNSFKKVQTTVYSPQKRGVCTRVGTMTPKKPNSALRKYARVRLSNGIEVTAYIPGIGHNLQEHSVVLIRGGRVKDLPGVRYHIVRGALDTAGVANRMQGRSKYGAKKPKAAKK; this is translated from the coding sequence ATGCCTACAATTAACCAGCTTGTACGTAAAGGTCGTACAAAAAAGGTAGTGAAATCTAAATCACCTGCGTTAAATAAAGGGTATAACAGCTTCAAAAAAGTTCAAACAACTGTTTACTCTCCGCAAAAACGTGGAGTATGTACACGTGTAGGTACAATGACACCAAAGAAGCCAAACTCTGCGCTTCGTAAATATGCCCGTGTACGTTTATCTAACGGTATCGAGGTAACTGCATACATCCCAGGTATCGGTCACAACTTACAAGAACACAGCGTTGTATTAATTCGCGGTGGACGTGTAAAAGACTTACCGGGGGTACGTTACCACATCGTCCGCGGTGCTTTAGATACAGCAGGTGTAGCGAACCGTATGCAAGGTCGTTCTAAATACGGTGCGAAAAAACCAAAAGCAGCTAAGAAATAA
- a CDS encoding 50S ribosomal protein L7ae-like protein, translating into MSYEKVAQAKQIVVGTKQTVRALKDGNVKEVVVAEDADVAVIEKVVKAANDRNVPILKVDSTKKLGKACGIDVGAAAVAIIR; encoded by the coding sequence ATGTCTTATGAAAAAGTCGCACAGGCGAAACAGATTGTTGTAGGAACGAAACAAACAGTACGTGCTCTGAAAGATGGGAACGTTAAAGAGGTAGTCGTTGCTGAAGATGCTGACGTAGCCGTGATTGAAAAAGTCGTAAAAGCAGCGAACGATCGAAACGTTCCAATTTTAAAAGTCGATTCAACGAAAAAGCTTGGAAAGGCATGTGGGATTGACGTAGGAGCTGCAGCTGTTGCGATTATTCGTTAA